One Gammaproteobacteria bacterium DNA window includes the following coding sequences:
- the metG gene encoding methionine--tRNA ligase, which yields MSKQRQLLVTVALPYANGPTHLGHLIEHIQADIWVRLQRSLGNDVVFICGDDAHGTPIMISAEKQNITPDQLVAQIHDVRKQDLKDFQVHYDNYYTTHSPENKALSEMIYQRLMDNGDIESKTISQLFDPAKKMFLPDRYVKGECPKCGANDQYGDNCEVCGATYSTTDLKNPTSILSGEKPIEKESVHYFFKLANHQDLLEKWLKAGHLQSAVSNKLMEWFSQGLSPWDISRDEPYFGFEIPNAPGKYFYVWLDAPIGYMASFVNLSKKRNNLDFDHYWVDEKATELYHFVGKDIVYFHALFWPAMLHGSGHRMPTNVFAHGYLTINGAKMSKSRGTFITAQQYSQHLDSDYLRYYFAAKLNNGIDDIDFNFIDFAQRVNSDLVGKVVNIASRCAGFITKNFEGKLAEKFESDDLFNHAIQQADKIADLIVQREYNQAVKEIMALADSANAYIAEQAPWDLAKKPGQESRVQAVCTLGLNLFKVIMTYLHPIVPSLATKSAEFLNCPELTWQNVKTPLLDHRINTFTPLLTRIDAEKVSSYFTEQPTVNA from the coding sequence ATGAGTAAACAACGACAACTCCTCGTTACTGTAGCCTTACCTTATGCCAATGGCCCTACACATTTGGGGCACTTGATCGAACACATCCAGGCCGATATCTGGGTACGACTCCAGCGATCGTTAGGCAACGATGTGGTTTTTATTTGCGGAGATGACGCGCATGGCACGCCCATCATGATCAGCGCTGAAAAACAAAACATCACTCCGGATCAGTTGGTTGCGCAAATTCATGACGTGAGAAAGCAAGACCTCAAAGACTTTCAAGTTCATTACGATAATTACTACACCACCCACTCACCTGAAAATAAAGCGCTTTCTGAAATGATTTATCAACGACTCATGGATAATGGCGACATCGAATCCAAAACCATTTCTCAACTTTTTGACCCCGCAAAAAAAATGTTTTTGCCTGATCGTTATGTGAAAGGAGAATGCCCAAAGTGTGGAGCAAATGATCAGTACGGAGATAATTGCGAAGTCTGTGGCGCAACGTATTCCACCACTGACCTTAAAAATCCGACGTCAATTTTATCCGGCGAAAAACCTATTGAAAAAGAATCTGTGCATTATTTTTTCAAACTTGCCAATCATCAGGATTTATTAGAAAAATGGCTCAAAGCAGGACATCTACAAAGTGCTGTGAGCAATAAATTAATGGAGTGGTTTTCTCAAGGGCTTTCTCCTTGGGATATTTCTCGTGATGAACCTTATTTTGGTTTTGAAATTCCTAATGCCCCCGGAAAGTATTTTTATGTGTGGCTGGATGCGCCCATTGGTTACATGGCAAGTTTTGTGAATCTCAGCAAAAAAAGAAACAATCTTGATTTCGATCATTACTGGGTTGATGAAAAAGCAACAGAGTTGTATCACTTTGTTGGCAAAGATATTGTGTATTTTCACGCATTATTTTGGCCGGCGATGCTGCACGGCAGTGGCCACCGCATGCCAACCAACGTTTTTGCACATGGTTACCTCACGATCAATGGCGCAAAAATGTCTAAATCGCGCGGCACCTTTATTACAGCTCAACAATATAGCCAACATTTAGATTCTGATTATTTACGCTATTATTTCGCCGCAAAACTGAATAACGGAATCGATGACATTGATTTCAATTTCATTGATTTTGCACAACGCGTGAATTCAGATCTTGTTGGTAAGGTTGTGAATATTGCGAGTCGCTGCGCAGGATTCATCACAAAAAATTTCGAAGGGAAATTAGCAGAGAAATTCGAAAGCGACGATTTATTTAATCATGCAATTCAACAAGCCGATAAAATTGCAGATCTAATTGTGCAACGCGAATATAATCAAGCAGTCAAAGAAATAATGGCGCTTGCAGATTCAGCTAATGCGTATATCGCAGAACAAGCACCTTGGGATCTTGCAAAAAAACCAGGACAAGAAAGCCGTGTACAAGCGGTGTGCACACTCGGACTCAATTTATTCAAAGTGATTATGACGTATCTTCATCCCATAGTTCCGTCATTAGCCACCAAATCAGCTGAATTTTTAAATTGCCCAGAACTCACTTGGCAAAACGTAAAAACACCCTTATTGGATCATAGGATCAACACTTTTACACCGTTACTCACTCGCATCGACGCTGAAAAAGTGTCTTCGTATTTTACCGAGCAACCTACCGTTAACGCATGA
- a CDS encoding response regulator has product MLETFDYLNIFSESSDDQDLIIKKGTSVVNDDNCRILLVEDEPLSQKYCKVLLEGRGYSLEISSDGETALQIIAKEHFQVILMDIGLPGMCGIDVAHCIRTTDNPNRNVPIIAFTAHLVPTKLQACLEAGMTDFLLKPVSPTELCSKLDRLLARVVAK; this is encoded by the coding sequence ATGTTGGAGACGTTTGACTATCTCAACATCTTTTCTGAGAGTTCTGATGATCAAGATTTGATTATCAAGAAAGGCACCAGTGTCGTCAATGACGATAATTGTCGTATCTTGTTGGTTGAAGATGAACCGCTTTCCCAAAAGTATTGCAAAGTGTTGCTGGAAGGACGGGGTTATTCGCTTGAAATATCTTCTGATGGTGAAACTGCTTTGCAGATCATCGCAAAAGAGCATTTTCAAGTGATTCTGATGGATATTGGTCTGCCAGGCATGTGTGGAATTGATGTGGCTCATTGTATTCGTACCACAGACAACCCTAATCGTAATGTCCCCATTATAGCGTTTACTGCTCATTTGGTTCCTACAAAGCTACAGGCCTGCCTTGAGGCTGGCATGACAGACTTTTTGCTCAAGCCAGTTTCTCCCACCGAGCTCTGCAGTAAGCTTGATCGATTGCTTGCTAGAGTGGTTGCAAAATAG
- the apbC gene encoding iron-sulfur cluster carrier protein ApbC, producing the protein MKNIIAVASGKGGVGKSTTAVNLALALSSFGASVGILDADIYGPSQPLMLGANETPHYESGKALTPVVRHGLESMSMGYLVDVNTPMVWRGPMVSKALQQLLFDTQWSALDFLIVDLPPGTGDIQLTMAQKIPVAGAVIVTTPQDLALLDARKGLEMFRKLSIPVLGIIENMATHVCTACGHEEAVFGKGGGEQLAAATDVIMLGSLPLDKQIREDADGGSPTVVAAPDSPIANRYKEIAVKMLEQLVLQPKSYAGKFPDIVVE; encoded by the coding sequence ATAAAAAATATCATTGCTGTGGCCTCTGGAAAAGGGGGGGTGGGCAAATCTACAACGGCTGTCAATTTAGCGTTGGCGCTATCATCATTTGGGGCCAGCGTAGGAATTCTCGACGCTGATATTTATGGTCCTAGTCAACCGCTAATGTTAGGGGCCAATGAAACTCCACACTATGAATCAGGAAAAGCCTTGACGCCTGTTGTGCGTCATGGTCTTGAATCGATGTCTATGGGATATTTAGTCGATGTGAATACACCGATGGTCTGGCGTGGGCCTATGGTGAGTAAAGCGTTACAGCAATTATTGTTTGATACTCAATGGTCTGCGTTGGATTTTTTGATCGTCGATTTACCGCCTGGAACGGGTGATATTCAGTTAACTATGGCGCAAAAAATTCCGGTTGCTGGCGCTGTGATTGTGACTACGCCGCAGGATTTAGCATTACTCGATGCGCGTAAAGGTTTGGAAATGTTTCGTAAACTGAGCATTCCTGTTTTGGGAATTATCGAAAATATGGCGACTCACGTGTGTACAGCCTGTGGCCACGAAGAAGCTGTTTTTGGGAAAGGGGGCGGTGAGCAACTGGCTGCTGCGACGGATGTTATAATGTTAGGGTCGCTACCATTAGATAAACAAATTCGTGAAGACGCAGATGGTGGATCTCCGACGGTGGTTGCCGCACCTGACAGTCCTATCGCAAATCGATACAAGGAAATTGCAGTAAAAATGCTTGAACAGTTAGTCTTGCAACCGAAGAGTTATGCCGGTAAATTTCCCGACATCGTCGTTGAATGA
- the dcd gene encoding dCTP deaminase — protein MSIKSDNWIRRMVDEHNMIEPFEPAQVREIAGNKIISYGTSSYGYDVRCSTEFKVFTNINSAIVDPKNFDENSFVDFDSDTCIIPPNSFVLARTVEYFRIPRNVLTICLGKSTYARCGIIVNVTPLEPEWEGHVTLEFSNTTPLPAKIYANEGVAQVLFLESDEVCAASYRDRAGKYMGQIGVTLPLA, from the coding sequence ATGTCTATTAAATCTGATAACTGGATCCGCCGGATGGTGGACGAGCACAACATGATTGAACCGTTTGAACCGGCTCAAGTTCGTGAAATTGCAGGCAACAAGATCATTTCTTACGGGACATCGAGTTATGGTTACGATGTTCGGTGTTCTACTGAATTTAAAGTGTTCACGAATATTAATTCTGCTATCGTAGACCCTAAAAATTTTGATGAAAACAGTTTTGTTGATTTTGATTCTGATACTTGCATTATTCCGCCCAACTCTTTTGTTTTGGCGCGTACAGTCGAATATTTTCGTATTCCACGTAATGTTCTGACAATTTGCTTAGGTAAATCGACCTATGCTCGTTGTGGAATTATTGTCAATGTCACACCTTTGGAACCTGAATGGGAAGGGCATGTGACGCTCGAGTTTTCAAACACAACACCGTTGCCCGCAAAAATTTATGCAAATGAAGGTGTGGCTCAGGTGTTATTTTTAGAATCAGACGAAGTTTGCGCAGCGTCTTACCGCGATCGAGCAGGAAAATACATGGGGCAGATCGGCGTCACACTTCCGCTGGCTTAG
- a CDS encoding HU family DNA-binding protein: MKGTTVVKSQLAIKISDRLQHLPMKAIEMCVHQTIDMLSDALSNGRRIEIRGFGSLKLNYRAPRNAHNPKTGEKVATIAKFTPAFKPGKDLRDRVNAQYGQPMIAETLDD, encoded by the coding sequence ATAAAGGGGACAACCGTGGTTAAATCTCAGCTTGCCATTAAAATTTCTGACAGATTACAGCATCTGCCTATGAAAGCGATCGAGATGTGCGTACACCAGACGATTGATATGCTCAGTGATGCTCTTAGCAATGGGCGACGTATAGAAATTCGTGGTTTTGGCAGTCTGAAATTAAATTATCGAGCGCCTCGAAACGCCCACAACCCCAAAACCGGCGAGAAAGTTGCCACAATAGCAAAATTCACCCCCGCGTTTAAACCTGGAAAAGATCTTCGAGATCGCGTGAATGCGCAATATGGCCAGCCGATGATCGCTGAAACTTTAGATGACTAA